The sequence ATCGCGAGGCGTCGCCGCGCCAGAACAGGTCAATCGAATGGGTCGAAACGTCGTCAGGAAGACCGGGACCACGGTCCAGCATCCGGACAAAAGCCTCGTCGACGCCCCGTCGCCCGGTCTCGCAGCGCAGGACACGGCCGTCTGCGGCGTAGCGCGTGGCGTTTTCGATCAGCGCCAGTAGCGCCTGGCGCAGGCGCTGCGAATCGCCCGAAACCCGCACCGGCTCGAGCGCGACCTCCACCGACATGCCAACCGAGCCAAGCAGGGTGTTCGACGCGCCAAGCACCTGGGTCGCCTCGACGGCGAGATCCACCGGGTGGCGCTGGGTGACCAGCTTCTGTCCGGCGGCAAGCGACAGGGTGCGCAGGTCCTCCACCAGCGCGGAGAGCCCCTCCACCTGCAGCAGCAATTGCCGCACCCTCTCTTGTTCAAGGGGGAAAACGCCGTCGGCCATTCCCTGAAGGTTGCCCTGCAGGATCGTCAGCGGCGTGCGCAATTCATGCGCCACGGCCATTGTATTGAAGCGGAGCCTGTCTTCCATGCTTTCAAGCTCGGCCGCCAGTTCATCGAATGTTTTCACGAGAGTAGCCACCTCCTTGGCCCCCTTGCGGATCGAGCCGACACGCACCGCAAAGTCTCCGGCCCGGAGGTCCTGCGTCGCCCGTGCCAACGCTTCAAGCGGGCGGCTGATCTTGCGTGCCAGCCAGTAGCCGACCAAGCCGCAGAACGCGACGGCGATGCCCCCGAAACCGAGAATGAGCTTGTCGACTTCCCAGTTCCCCCACTCCTCGAGCTCCTCCGTGCTAGCCAGCAGGACCTGTAGCGAGTCCGGCGACGGCACCTTGCCGCTATTGAGATCCTTGTAAGCCTCGACCGCCTTTGCCGGCATCCTATCCAGCAGTTTTGCCTCCAGCTGCGACTCCATGGAGTTCACACCGCCGTAGACGATGACGACGCTGAACACGAGCAGGACGACAATCACCAGGGCGGTCAGGATACCCAGCGGAAGGCGCGACAGGCTGACTTTCATCTTGGCTCCACGAAGCGATAACCGACGCCGCGCACGGCGCTGAAGAAGCCGCAGGCCCCGAGATCTTCCAGCTTGCGCCTGAGATTGGCGATGTGGGTGTCGACCGTGCGGGCGAGCGCGTCGCTGTCCGGCAGGCAGGCGTCGAGGATATCGGCGCGATCGAAGGCATGCGTCGGGCGGCGGATCATGTGGGCAAGGATGCGGAACTCGCTGAGCGTCAACGGCACGGAGTGGCGATTGCCGGCTTTTTCGACGAAGGCAACATGGGCATCGAGATCGACCTCGACACTCTCGAAGCGGAGCACGGTGGCGCCGGCGCCGTTGCGGGTGCGGCGCAGCACCGCGTTGACGCGCGCCACCACCTCCTGCGGGTTGAACGGCTTGATGACGTAGTCATCCGCTCCGAGCCTCAGTCCGGTCAGGCGGTCGAGATCTTCCGCCAGCGCCGTGACCATGATGACCGGCGTGTTCCCCTCGCGGCGAAGGCGGGCGAGAACCTCGAACCCGTCGAGCTTCGG comes from Ensifer sp. PDNC004 and encodes:
- a CDS encoding ATP-binding protein, translating into MKVSLSRLPLGILTALVIVVLLVFSVVIVYGGVNSMESQLEAKLLDRMPAKAVEAYKDLNSGKVPSPDSLQVLLASTEELEEWGNWEVDKLILGFGGIAVAFCGLVGYWLARKISRPLEALARATQDLRAGDFAVRVGSIRKGAKEVATLVKTFDELAAELESMEDRLRFNTMAVAHELRTPLTILQGNLQGMADGVFPLEQERVRQLLLQVEGLSALVEDLRTLSLAAGQKLVTQRHPVDLAVEATQVLGASNTLLGSVGMSVEVALEPVRVSGDSQRLRQALLALIENATRYAADGRVLRCETGRRGVDEAFVRMLDRGPGLPDDVSTHSIDLFWRGDASRSRATGGTGLGLSVVQAIAKAHGGRLEFAARAGGGAVITLVLPREPAL
- a CDS encoding response regulator, whose amino-acid sequence is MVDKGLILLAEDEPEIAQILDAYLVRDGFRTVRAADGETALTHHAVLSPDLVLLDVRMPKLDGFEVLARLRREGNTPVIMVTALAEDLDRLTGLRLGADDYVIKPFNPQEVVARVNAVLRRTRNGAGATVLRFESVEVDLDAHVAFVEKAGNRHSVPLTLSEFRILAHMIRRPTHAFDRADILDACLPDSDALARTVDTHIANLRRKLEDLGACGFFSAVRGVGYRFVEPR